A segment of the Candidatus Protochlamydia naegleriophila genome:
CCAATGAGCGGAATAAAGCCGTCCAGTACAAATTGATGCGCTTCTTTTTGCGTCAATTCAGTCTTGAGTGTATTGCCGATGAGCTTGCTCCCCCTGCCTAGGACTGTTATGTCAATCTTTGCAGGCGGCTTTTCGCCCATCAACATTTCCTTTGCCTGGCGACACTGGTGAACAAGGGCCTGGAGCTGCCAAGCATCAATGAGGTGACCCTGCTCTTCTAGTTTTTGCTTCGCTAAGTAGGCAAGTCCAAGGTCGATGTTGTCTCCACCAAGCAACAGATGCGAGCCCACAGCGAGGCGTTTCAGCGTCAAATTCCCTTCTATTTCTTCTACGCCGATCAAGCTAAAATCGGTTGTGCCTCCTCCGATATCCACCACCAAGACGCAGTCTCCGACTTTCAACACCTCCCGCCAATTCTTGGCATGGGCATGCAGCCAAGCATAAAAGGCAGCCTGCGGCTCTTCTAGTAAGACAATCTCAGGATATCCGGCCTTTTCAGCTGCCTCTTGAACCAATTGGCGGGCATTTGGATCAAATGAAGCAGGAACGGTGATCAAAATGTGCTGATCGACAAAAGGAGCCTCGGATTTATTAAAGTCCCATGCTTCGCGCAAGTGCCGTAAAATCTCTGAGCAAGCCTCTAAGGGGCTTATTTTACTAGCAATCTCTTCAGATTCAAAAGGAAGAATCGCTTGACGCCTGTCAATACCTGTATGGCATAGCCAAGATTTAGCCGATGCCACTAAACGCGCCGGCAGCTCGCTACCGCGGTCGCGTGCAAAGGCTCCAATCGCATAGGGACGGCTTAAATCCCACTCAATGGCGGCTACGCGCGCTGACAGTTCTTCTTCTAAGGGATAATAAATAAAAGAAGGGAGCGACAAAGGAGCCCCTTGAGTATTGGCACCAATAATCTGGGGCAGCTCAGCTTGAGTAATAGAAGGGACTGCATGCCCCTCCGCCTGAATAGGAGTATAGGCTAAGGTGCAATTGGTCGTTCCAAGATCGATTCCAATAATGTAAGAGGCTTTATTTTTCATTAACAAACCTATTTAATTTCAATTTCAGCCGGGCAAATCACGTCGGTTGCCAACTCACCTGTTTTTTTAGGAAGAGAGCGCTTATGTGCTTTCCATCCTCGATGAATCAATGTGCCAGAAAAAGGAGGTTCTCCTTTCACTTTACCAACGACCTTGATTTCAGATGGGTTGTAGCCCTTCGGAATTTGCACGGTCGTCCCTTCTTGTTCTTCTCTTAAAGGGCGAATGGTCACCAAATCCTCAATAGACTGCGCGCAATCCTGATGGATTTTACGCACCGCTGCACCCACTTGCGCATCTGAGAAGGCACTAATGTCTTCTTTCAAAAAGTCAATTAAACGGCCGCCTTGCTGGAGGTAATACAACATGCGCAAATGTGATTGATCGACCGCTTCGATTTGTTTTGGAGCCTCGTCCTTTAAAAATTCCTCGGCTTTTTGAGGATCTTTAAACGCTTTCATAAAAGCTTTGAATGCTAATCCAAGTCCCATTAATCAATCCTTCATTTCTATGTTAAAAACTAATATCTGGCTGCTTTTCATTCAAAATAATTTGGCAAGCTTCAAAGATTGAACATATATATCCTGTATGAATCAGCGTCTCTAAAACAAGAGAGAGGGCAAAGAATGCAAGCACAATCAATAAAAGAGGCTTTCCACCGGGAACCCGATTTTCATTGGGAAATTTGAGGTAATAGCGGCCAACCCATACCATTAAAACAGGCATGATTCCATTTAAAATAGAATCGCCAAAACCGCCTGATGTATCCAGAGCCACTAAAAAGACCCTCTCGAAGTAAGCTGCAAAAATGTAGGTCGGGACCACAATCAAGAACCCTAAAAAGGCTTTGCCAAGCCCTGTCTTTTTAATATTCAATCCATCCGACAAAAAGTCAATCAATCCAAGCGCCATACCCAAAAACGATGTGACCAAGGCAAAAAAAGCAAAATACTCTGCAAAATGAGAGACCCATTCACTCTTGACATGCTCTCTTAAAAACTGAGTGACAGGCTCGCCCACTTCTAAAGCGTGCAATAAGCTATTTGGGCCAGCGACTGGAACGATCCCAAGAACCATATATTGCCAAATCAGATAAACAGCAAATGTAATTGTCGTTCCGCCAACGATCGCCCAACGGAGTGCATTTGCATTGCGCTTTAAATAAGGAGTCAAGCTCGGCAGCATTGTTTGAAAGCTGAATGTAGTTAAAAGCAATGGAATGGCAAGAAAGGAAGTCGTCCAGCGGCGGTGACTAAGCAATTCCGTTTTAACCTCAGATACTCCCGTGCTCACCAGTGCAAAATAGGCCACGATCATGGCTACAAACAAGATTGTGTTAACTCGTCCAACAAATCGACTGCCTATGTAGATAATACTGCCAAAGCAAACGATGAAAAGTAAGCATCCCAATTCCTTGGTCAACTCAAACCCCATTAAATTGGCTGCTCCATTTACTACCAAGGAGCCGCCAGCAGCCGTATAAGCCACAATAGAGGCATAAGAAATGAATAAATAAACAATCCAGCTGACGATTCGTCCTATAGGGCCCAAAATGGTGGAAGACATTGTAATGACATGAGCACCCTCTTTCATCCAAAGGTTGACCTCTAGCAATAAAAGAGCCGACACAGTCATTGCGAACCAGCAACACGCCATCACTACTGCAGAAGGAACAAATCCACTAATCCCTGTGGCCACAGGTAATGCTAGCATTCCCCCGCCAGTACAGGTTCCTGCAACCAAAAACATTGCAGATATTAAGCTTCCATTTTGGGAAGCTGTCTCCTTTTCCTCCACCTTTTGTCCTCCAGCGTGAATACATTAAACAAATGCTTAGAGCTTCTTTCAAGATTTGTGAAACTCTGTAAATCAAATACCGTATAATTATAGAATTTTATCTGTTAAGCGAAAAGAGTAAATTGAAGAACCAACGAATTGATTTCACGATTTGATTTTGAAGAGCAAGCAGCTTTTAACAAGAGCATGAAAATAAACATCTTAAAAAGCTCATATTGAATACATTACCCTATTTCAGATAGAATGCAAAGGATGGCTATCTCAAGTTCGACAGGAAGTGGGGCACAAGCCCGCTAATTCGCAAAAAACAACTGACTGTTTTTTATTTAATTATGGCCGCTTATCCCAAACATCTTTAATGCTTTTTCCGAAGAAGAGAGCCGTTGTTTGATTTTATTACTATTTAACTCCAGAGACTAGATTTGCGCACAATCACAGGTTTAGGGTAAACTTTTTTCATTAGATTTCTAAAACATTCAAATACAAGCGATGCATGTCATTACGGCTTGACAATCTATCCTTTTCTTATCCAGGCCATACGATCTTGAGTCGCGTCTCTTTGACCCTTGAATCGGGTGAAATAGGGACGTTAATCGGATCATCGGGGTCGGGAAAGTCCACGCTCTTCAAACTGATTGCAGGCTTATTGCCCCTGCAGCAAGGCACAGTTCAAGTCATGAATCACTCTGTCCCTTTAGCCTATCAGCATCTGGCCTATATGACGCAACAAGACCTTCTTTTGCCATGGCGTACGGTTTTGGATAACGTTCTTTTGATTGCTGAACTCGGACCACAAATGGTCGACATGATCCAAGTGAAAGAAGAGGCCTGTTTGCTCTTGGAGGATATTGGACTGAGCCGCTATGTCAATTACTATCCAGATGAACTATCTGGAGGAATGAGGCAGCGCGTTTCCCTTGCCCGCGCACTTCTCCTTAAAAAACCCGCCCTGCTATTAGACGAGCCTTTCGGAGCCTTGGATGTAGGGTTAAGAGAGCATCTCTATCGCCTCCTGCATCGCATTCGGGACAAGTACGGCACAACGATTCTTCTAGTCACGCATGATTTTCGCGACGCCATTTCCCTTTCTGACCGGCTCTTCCTTCTTGCCCAACAGAGTATCCACAAAGAGTGGACGCTTTCAAATCTATCCAGAGCCGACTTTAACTACGTCGGCCTGCTACAACAAGAAATGCAAGAACTTCTCAATTATTCTTCCAACAATTAATTTTCCAGCCACCTAGTTTAAGCCGGGCTGCCTGGCAAGTTGATATAGGGAGTGTCTTGATACGAAGATTCTCTCATTTGATTGAATAAGGAAGGAAAGAAAAAGTAAATGACAAGAAAGGTAAGTAAAATAGCTAGCCAAAACAGGATGAGCTTTCGATAAGTTGTCTTAAAAAAAGCTGGACTTGGCATACGACTCCTATGAACTATTTTATTGCTCCCAATTGCTTTAGGAACTCTTATTTAACACCTCTTCAACAACTTAAGCAACTAAGGCTAGCCATGCGACATGGCTAGCCAGTCATCAGCATCCTACTATTTTAAAATAAAAACTAAAACACTTAAATCTGAGCTTCTGTCTCTAAAAAACGGAATTTAAGCCCTTAGTCACCCTAAAAGAACAGTAAACTAAACACTGCGCATATAACTTAAACGGCTAAAAATTTGTATTGCAGCAGCTGTCACCGAATCGTAAAAATATGTTTCACGGTACGTTAACTGCAGATAATGTCCTTGTGCACCAATAAACTGAACCAATCGTTGCTTAGGATGTGGATTGGCTCCTACCACCCAATTTTCCCAATGCCAACGATAACCCAGTAATCCCGTACTCGAAAAGGTTTTTCTCTGCGTTGTAATAAGATGCTTAGTCATTAATTCCAAGTAGATAAGCGTATATTTCAAGATATCGGGATTGAGAGCTTGATGATCGGGGAGCTGCAGCTGATCGATTTTTTGAATAATTATCTCGCGAAGATCGGCTCCATCCTTTATTTCTTCGATCTCTTTCTTTTCTATTGTTGACATGACGCTATTAGCCGGGACTTGCTTAAGGCTTGCATCTCCCAATTCAATTAATTTTGCGCGATTTCCATCGATATTGACTATCAACTGAAAGAGATTTCTATAAGCCCTTGTTTCTGCAACGGTATTTACTTCATCCTCATTTATTTTACTGCCAAGCAACTTACTATTACTTCTTTTATTGCCAATTAATTGCGTTGAATGAAAATGTTTAAAACTTTCAAATAAACATTCCAAAGAATCATCCATGGCTACTACTGTATTGGTTCGATCCAAGCCGCTGTAGCAACTGATGATGCGCTTAATATTCAGCAAGCGATCGAGCAGCAAAAAGAGCTCCACTTCACTACAGCGAGATAAGGTAGGCTTGTCTTTAGCATCGAGCTGAAGAGCGAGGATCGCCTGAAAGACTTCTAAGATTAAATGAGTTCTTTCCGCATGCATTGCAATAAAGTCTTCTTCTGCAATTGACAAAGCCGTTATTAAACCTCCAACACGCTTGAGGAATGTGCAAAGGGCTGCATTGAGTTCAACTTGCATCTTGGATAAATCAGAAGGAGGCTCTTTATCCTCTATGGACTCTTCATCAACAAGAGGCAATCCATTGATTTCCTCCTCTGGCTGTGCATCTTCTTCTATGAGGATGCTTTCTTCGCAGCTTGAGCCAGTCGTTGATCGACTCGTACTCTGAGGCGAATTGAGGCTGGCATCTTTCACCCTCTTCAGCTCTTTAATTTTTAAGGCTAATTTTAAAACCACGGCAACACTTTCCTGAAATGTTTCCCATTCAGGCAAAAGTTTACCGCTCAAATCTAATAACTGGTCAATATCCCCCATCACAAAGTGAGCCATTTGTGCTAAACTGTCGATGTTAATTTTAGTGACAGATTTAGCGTTTTCCCAAGGAAGCGCAGTAGCGGCATTAAAAGGGGTGTTAATATGCATAAGAGTGACATTAGGCTGTTTTTGCCTTAACTCCTCTTCGATATGGGGAATTTGCGCGTGAACATCCTTGATGAGCTGGGTTTCTGTAAAAAAAGAATTGAGTTGGTGCAAAATCCATCTTCCATTTGGATGCTCCACCGTGTCTAGTATGTGTTTAATAACGGCGCTGATTTGTGCTGCTTTCAACGGAGTATCGATCGCGCTTGTACTAATGCAACCATCCGTTGTTCTGAAATAGACATTGCACAAATCCTTCGCACCCAGTTTCCTCTCATAGGTCCCTGTCACTCCATCATTCTCTTCGGCCAAAACAATCACTCCATTTTGACGAGACGGCCTTAAAGGGACCCAGCTCGCAGTGCCATTTTGAACTGGCATAGGCAGTGCACTTGCAGAGACTTGAATGAGATTAGCAGCATTTAGATAGGCTGCTCCTGTAACAACTTCCGGATATTTACTCTTGAGGCGCGCATCCCGGTACCACTCTTTAATTAATGCTCGTGGAATACAAACACCTGTGTCAAAGCTCCAGGTCACCTCGTCTAAATGGATGAGGCAATCGCCACTTTTTCTCATATGGCTCGCTACAGGTAAAAGAAGCTTTTGCAATTCGCTGTCGATTGCCAATTCTTCTTTGAAATAGGGAGCAATCTTGCCTCTTAAAAGCTGAGTGGCAGCATTGAGCTTCATAAATGCGCTCTCCCCCAATTCCTTTAATGACTCCGCCTTGTCAGCTTTACTTTGGTCTTTATAATTTGTGCATAATGAGCCCAATCCAAGCCGGGCCTTTTGCTTGGCAATCACTTGAATTTTTCGCAAACCATGAAAGAAAGCTAACACAGCGCGAGGGCATTCTTGAAGAGAGGTAGGATTAAAAGATTCGATCGCTACAGTGAGGGATTCGATTTTCTTGCCTAATTGAATAAATCCCGATTGAATTGCCGTAAAGCGCCCCCCTTTTTGCTTAATCCACCCACGAGGTTCCAAAACAAACAATTTTTCATTGAAAGCCATCGATGACTGAATGAGCTCGTGACTCAAAGATTTTAAAAAGCCTTTTATGACTTTTCTTTCCTGATTAAGCTCCATCCAATTTAAAGGCTGAGGACTTGGCAATTGGCGTGGCTGTATATCCATAATAAAATCCTTCGTTAGGTTCGGTCATTCTATATATATAAATTAGCAGCAGGTAAAAATATGTGTTTTGCAACCCCCTTCCAAAATATGGATCTTCGAAATGGCACTGGAGCCTTTTATGCGGCTTTTTTAGAGTTTAGCATTTTTTCATCAAACGACATGCTCGCCTCTTTTTTTTAAGATTAAAAACAAAGTCAACGAGACGCATGGTTAAGGATCATTCTCGAAAAACAACTATCTATTCAAGAAAAAACTTACATGTAAGCAAACTTTCAACTCTTTTTTTGATTAAAAGATATGCGATTATAGTTGTGAATGGCTCTTGGATTTTATAAGAGCTGGTTCATTAAAGATAGGCATTAAAACTAAAGATTAACAACTTAAGAAAAAGCTAAAACACATTTAAACAGACCAATTCTTCTTGAATCCCCCCTGTAATTTCAATGCGGCCTGCAGGATGCAAATAGATATCGTACTCCAAGCGCACCCCAAATTGCTGGGGCAAATAGATCCCAGGTTCGACCGAAAAACAGGTTCCCGGAATGAGTTCTCGAAAGTCATGCGTCTCTAAATTATCTAAATTGGCTCCCGGGCCATGCACATCTTCCCCAATGTTATGCCCTGTCCGATGAATAAAATAGTCCCCATAGCCGGCTTCAATGATCACATCTCGGCACGTTTGATCGACTTCCCATCCTTGAATGGGCCGGCCTTTCTCATAATTTTCCTTAATAAAAAAAGTCGCCCGGTCGCGTGCTGCCTTGACATGATTGAAAATCTCAATCTGGTGAGGAGTAGCCTGCTGTGCTGCCACGCCAACACGCGTGATATCGGCATACACAGAGCCTTGCACATATTGCTTGCACCACAAGTCTAGTAAAATAAAATCACCCGGATGAATGCGGGATGAATGGTCCTTTGTTGGACCGTAGTGAGGATCGGCTGAATGAGCGTTGACAGCGCAGGTTGGAGGGTCTGCTGTGACGCATTTATTTTGATGCATGAGGTCCAGCATAAATTGCTGCACTTGGTATTCATCAATCGAATGCTGTTTTTGAAGCGACAGTTCGATAAATGCCCAGGTACGATCCACGATCTCATTAAGCACATCGGCAGCGGCTAAATGTCCTTGCAGTTGGCTTTCAGACCAAACACTTGTGTAGCGCTGCAACAGATTCGCTGAGCTGACCACCTCAGCCCCATTTTTCCGCATGAGTTCAATTGTGCCGGCATCAACCTTAGAAATAATGGGCAGAGCATTGTAGGGCGAATACTCCATGGCAATTTTGGCATTTTCAACTGTAATAGAGAATAAAAGTTTTTCTAATTCCTGCCAGCTCTTGTAGAGCCATTTGACTCCTGGTAGATGATCTAAGGTATGAGGCTCAATTTGAGGCAGAATTTTAATGGGTTCTCCTTTTTGAGGAATCCAGTAGAAAAAGCGGCGCGAGAGCATTTTACCGGGAGGAATGTCCAAAAAAGTATAAACTAAAGGATTGCTGCGTCGAAAATCGTAAAGAAGCCATCCTTCGATTCGCTGTTCTTTTAAAAGGCTTTGAACTTCGCTTAATTTCTTTTCGAATTCCATATATGTCCTTGGCTGATACAAAAGTCATTTTAAACTGAGCTTAGCCTATGAAGGCATGGGTTTCAAAGCAAGTGATGAGCTTTCATCCACGCTTCAAATGTTTGCCAAACCTCTTGTGAAAGCGTTTGCTGATCGGCTAAAACAGGCAACGTTTGCATCCAAGCCGCCTGCTCCCACGTTCTGGTTTTGTCACTCTTATCTGGCTGATAAAGAGTGTATAACGCAAAAGCCTCATCTGGATGCACTCTAGAATAATCAATACTTTTTTGTAAGGCCTTTTTAAACTTTCTAACAAACACCTCTTCAACGTACGGAGTTTGCTTTTTAGCTAAGATGATGAGCTCATAGTAAGTCGGGATACCAAACTGCGAGAGTTTAAAAAAACGCGTGGGTAATCCAAGGCTGCGCATGTGCTCCGTCTCAATATTCCAATAAGCCCCATAGAGGACATCGACTTTTTTGGTAGCGAGTGCCGTCACAGGATCGCAAGCGACATTCACTTGCTCTTTAGAAATCAGCCGATTGCTCTTTAATAAGGCATTGAGAAAGA
Coding sequences within it:
- a CDS encoding Hsp70 family protein, whose product is MKNKASYIIGIDLGTTNCTLAYTPIQAEGHAVPSITQAELPQIIGANTQGAPLSLPSFIYYPLEEELSARVAAIEWDLSRPYAIGAFARDRGSELPARLVASAKSWLCHTGIDRRQAILPFESEEIASKISPLEACSEILRHLREAWDFNKSEAPFVDQHILITVPASFDPNARQLVQEAAEKAGYPEIVLLEEPQAAFYAWLHAHAKNWREVLKVGDCVLVVDIGGGTTDFSLIGVEEIEGNLTLKRLAVGSHLLLGGDNIDLGLAYLAKQKLEEQGHLIDAWQLQALVHQCRQAKEMLMGEKPPAKIDITVLGRGSKLIGNTLKTELTQKEAHQFVLDGFIPLIGPDERSPVERRTGIQQIGLPYVQDPRISCQLAKFLSMTGESETAGMDQFIMPTAVLFNGGTLKAAALRKQLMALLNRWAKELKKPAVQELPDADYDYAVSRGAVYYGVARLGQAIRIRGGTSRSYFVGVEEAAPAVPGISPPLRAICIVPFGMEEGEERELDNQEFALILGEQATFRFFSHATPKLSNGVEPEAGTIVRNWKQELTELHPIETLLDKKEGDGKTTRVKLKAKVTELGVLELWCVAPDERKWKLEFDTREDRSLAAKP
- a CDS encoding DUF2760 domain-containing protein — translated: MGLGLAFKAFMKAFKDPQKAEEFLKDEAPKQIEAVDQSHLRMLYYLQQGGRLIDFLKEDISAFSDAQVGAAVRKIHQDCAQSIEDLVTIRPLREEQEGTTVQIPKGYNPSEIKVVGKVKGEPPFSGTLIHRGWKAHKRSLPKKTGELATDVICPAEIEIK
- a CDS encoding amino acid permease gives rise to the protein MEEKETASQNGSLISAMFLVAGTCTGGGMLALPVATGISGFVPSAVVMACCWFAMTVSALLLLEVNLWMKEGAHVITMSSTILGPIGRIVSWIVYLFISYASIVAYTAAGGSLVVNGAANLMGFELTKELGCLLFIVCFGSIIYIGSRFVGRVNTILFVAMIVAYFALVSTGVSEVKTELLSHRRWTTSFLAIPLLLTTFSFQTMLPSLTPYLKRNANALRWAIVGGTTITFAVYLIWQYMVLGIVPVAGPNSLLHALEVGEPVTQFLREHVKSEWVSHFAEYFAFFALVTSFLGMALGLIDFLSDGLNIKKTGLGKAFLGFLIVVPTYIFAAYFERVFLVALDTSGGFGDSILNGIMPVLMVWVGRYYLKFPNENRVPGGKPLLLIVLAFFALSLVLETLIHTGYICSIFEACQIILNEKQPDISF
- a CDS encoding ABC transporter ATP-binding protein, whose protein sequence is MSLRLDNLSFSYPGHTILSRVSLTLESGEIGTLIGSSGSGKSTLFKLIAGLLPLQQGTVQVMNHSVPLAYQHLAYMTQQDLLLPWRTVLDNVLLIAELGPQMVDMIQVKEEACLLLEDIGLSRYVNYYPDELSGGMRQRVSLARALLLKKPALLLDEPFGALDVGLREHLYRLLHRIRDKYGTTILLVTHDFRDAISLSDRLFLLAQQSIHKEWTLSNLSRADFNYVGLLQQEMQELLNYSSNN
- a CDS encoding M24 family metallopeptidase; translation: MEFEKKLSEVQSLLKEQRIEGWLLYDFRRSNPLVYTFLDIPPGKMLSRRFFYWIPQKGEPIKILPQIEPHTLDHLPGVKWLYKSWQELEKLLFSITVENAKIAMEYSPYNALPIISKVDAGTIELMRKNGAEVVSSANLLQRYTSVWSESQLQGHLAAADVLNEIVDRTWAFIELSLQKQHSIDEYQVQQFMLDLMHQNKCVTADPPTCAVNAHSADPHYGPTKDHSSRIHPGDFILLDLWCKQYVQGSVYADITRVGVAAQQATPHQIEIFNHVKAARDRATFFIKENYEKGRPIQGWEVDQTCRDVIIEAGYGDYFIHRTGHNIGEDVHGPGANLDNLETHDFRELIPGTCFSVEPGIYLPQQFGVRLEYDIYLHPAGRIEITGGIQEELVCLNVF